In one Balaenoptera musculus isolate JJ_BM4_2016_0621 chromosome 20, mBalMus1.pri.v3, whole genome shotgun sequence genomic region, the following are encoded:
- the RAB11FIP4 gene encoding rab11 family-interacting protein 4 isoform X2, producing MRTPPAPGGQGSEVPDPTFADGELLPRESGFFPVDEDEAMTLAPPEGPQESDMDGPTESTRSLEGPVGIPAEEKDAGLRGLFLPEDKSLGCTPSMTTSDLSTHSTASLISNEEQFEDYGEADDVDCAPSSPCPDDETRTNVYSDLGSSVSSSAGQTPRKMRHAYNSELLDVYCSQCCKKINLLNDLEARLKNLKANSPNRKISSTAFGRQLMHSSNFSSSNGSTEDLFRDSIDSCDNDITEKVSFLEKKVTELENDSLTNGDLKSKLKQENTQLVHRVHELEEMVKDQETMAEQALEEEARRHREAYSKLERERSTEIELLNTRVQQLEEENTELRTTVTRLKSQTEKLDEERQRMSDRLEDTSLRLKDEMDLYKRMMDKLRQNRLEFQKEREATQELIEDLRKELEHLQMYKLECERPGRGRGSSSGLGEFNARAREVELEHEVKRLKQENHKLRDQNDDLNGQILSLSLYEAKNLFATQTKAQSLAAEIDTASRDELMEALKEQEEINFRLRQYMDKIILAILDHNPSILEIKH from the exons GGCAGCGAGGTGCCAGACCCCACCTTTGCTGATGGCGAGCTCCTCCCCAGGGAGTCCGGCTTCTTTCCTGTGGATGAGGACGAGGCCATGACGCTGGCCCCGCCCGAGGGCCCCCAGGAGTCGGACATGGACGGCCCCACGGAGAGCACCCGGAGCCTGGAGGGGCCGGTCGGGATTCCCGCCGAGGAGAAGGATGCAGGGCTCAGGGGCCTGTTCCTTCCAGAGGACAA GTCCCTGGGCTGCACTCCGTCCATGACCACGTCAGACCTCTCCACACACTCCACCGCCTCACTCATCAGCAACGAGGAGCAGTTTGAAGACTACGGGGAGGCGGATGACGTGGACTGtgcccccagcagcccctgccccgACGACGAGACCAGGACCAACGTCTACTCGGACCTGGGGTCGTCGGTGTCCTCCAG CGCGGGGCAGACGCCTAGGAAGATGCGGCACGCGTACAACAGCGAATTGCTGGATGTTTACTGCTCTCAGTGCTGCAAGAAAATCAACCTGCTCAATGATTTGGAAGCCCGACTGAAAAACCTGAAGGCCAACAG CCCCAACCGGAAGATCTCTAGCACAGCCTTTGGACG GCAGCTCATGCACAGCAGCAACTTCAGCAGCAGCAATGGCAGCACCGAGGACCTGTTCCGGGACAGCATCGACTCCTGTGATAACGACATCACTGAGAAG GTgagttttctggaaaaaaaggTGACAGAGCTGGAGAATGACAGCCTGACCAATGGGGACCTGAAGAGCAAGCTGAAGCAGGAAAACACACAGCTGGTGCACAG GGTGCATGAACTGGAGGAGATGGTGAAGGATCAGGAGACCATGGCCGAgcaggccctggaggaggaggctcGGCGCCACCGTGAGGCCTACAGCAAGCTGGAACGGGAGCGCAGCACGGAGATCGAGCTGCTGAACACCAG ggtgcagcaattagaggaagaaaataCCGAGCTTAGAACGACAGTGACTCGGCTGAAGTCACAAACAGAGAAGCTGGATGAG GAGCGGCAGCGCATGTCCGACCGGCTGGAGGACACCAGCCTGCGGCTCAAGGATGAGATGGACCTGTACAAGCGCATGATGGACAAGCTGCGGCAGAACCGCCTTGAGTTCCAGAAGGAGCGGGAGGCGACGCAGGAG CTCATCGAGGACTTGCGCAAGGAGCTGGAGCACCTGCAGATGTACAAGCTGGAGTGCGAGCGGCCGGGCAGGGGCCGCGGCTCGTCCTCCGGCCTGGGCGAGTTCAATGCCAGGGCCCGAGAGGTGGAGCTGGAGCATGAGGTCAAGCGGCTCAAGCAG GAGAATCATAAGCTGCGGGATCAGAATGACGACTTGAACGGGCAGATCTTGAGCCTCAGCCTCTACGAAGCAAAGAACCTCTTTGCCACCCAGACCAAAGCCCAGTCGCTGGCTGCGGAAATAGACACAGCCTCTCGTGATGAG